In SAR324 cluster bacterium, a genomic segment contains:
- the ligA gene encoding NAD-dependent DNA ligase LigA yields the protein MTQASTVQRMQELTELIHGHNVRYYLSTPTISDESFDALVRELAQLEASYPELRDPSSPLLRITATPLSTFPSRSHRIPMLSLGNAYSLEEVVNWDTSLRRLLEVAQVEYVGELKIDGLAVSLIYERGRLEAGVTRGDGQVGDEVTPNLLTIANLPLQLPEPINLEVRGEVYLPHLSFEKLNSRRQAEGEPLFKNPRNAAAGTLRLLDTAEVRRRRLQILIYAVAQGSNKTSHYANLQWLGELGFPINPVTRLLHDWDSVKNFLEHWESERRHLDYDVDGIVLKANSLEDQAALGMTAKSPRWAVAFKFTAEQAVSTLREIEIGVGRTGVLTPVALLDPVELNGTTVSRATLHNYDQIERLQLCLGDQVLVEKGGEIIPKIVAVHLPAPVSESRPIDPPTACPACDSLAIQYPGEIDWRCPNPECPSQLQERLLHFVSRRAMDIDAVGPALLDQLLNRQLVRSAADLYRLQIEDLTPLERMGLKSAQNVVLAIDQSRQRPLPRFLHALGIPHVGEKTAQLLARNYGSLEALQQADQEEFAAIHEIGPVIAESVARYFRSTETKALLQEFWDAGVRPQELQVQQAPDSLLKEKTVVLTGTLSEPRDVWQQRLEDAGARISGSVSKKTDYVLAGEKVGSKLEKAKKLKVPVISEDQARNWLNGSSNNE from the coding sequence ATGACACAGGCGTCCACTGTCCAGCGTATGCAGGAGCTCACTGAGTTAATCCATGGGCACAACGTACGCTACTATCTGAGTACTCCCACGATTAGTGATGAGAGTTTCGATGCTCTGGTAAGGGAATTGGCGCAACTGGAGGCCAGCTATCCAGAACTTCGTGATCCTTCCTCTCCCCTGCTGCGTATCACCGCAACTCCACTGAGCACTTTTCCCTCACGTTCCCATCGAATTCCAATGCTCAGCCTGGGCAATGCCTATTCTCTTGAAGAAGTTGTAAATTGGGACACTAGCTTACGACGCCTGCTGGAGGTAGCCCAAGTAGAGTATGTCGGCGAATTGAAGATTGACGGACTGGCGGTATCGCTGATTTATGAACGAGGCCGTCTGGAAGCTGGGGTCACCAGAGGGGATGGCCAAGTTGGGGATGAGGTCACTCCAAACCTGCTGACAATTGCCAATCTGCCATTACAGTTGCCAGAGCCAATCAATCTGGAAGTCCGTGGAGAGGTTTATCTGCCCCATCTCAGTTTTGAAAAACTCAATTCTCGAAGGCAAGCAGAGGGTGAACCTCTCTTCAAAAATCCACGTAACGCAGCTGCAGGCACACTGCGGCTGTTGGATACAGCAGAAGTTCGTCGCCGTCGGTTGCAAATCCTGATTTATGCAGTTGCTCAGGGCTCAAATAAAACCTCTCACTATGCCAATCTTCAGTGGCTAGGAGAGCTGGGTTTCCCAATCAATCCAGTGACACGCCTCTTACACGACTGGGATTCAGTCAAGAACTTTCTGGAACATTGGGAGAGTGAGCGTCGTCACCTCGATTACGATGTGGATGGGATTGTGCTGAAAGCGAATTCATTGGAAGACCAGGCAGCTCTTGGAATGACTGCCAAATCTCCACGCTGGGCTGTCGCCTTCAAGTTTACTGCAGAACAAGCAGTTTCCACACTGCGTGAGATTGAAATCGGGGTAGGCCGAACAGGAGTTCTCACTCCAGTGGCTCTTCTGGATCCAGTGGAATTGAATGGGACGACGGTGTCGCGAGCAACCTTGCATAATTACGATCAGATTGAGCGACTTCAGCTCTGCTTGGGAGATCAGGTGCTGGTGGAGAAAGGGGGAGAAATCATCCCAAAAATCGTGGCTGTGCACCTGCCTGCTCCTGTGAGTGAATCTAGGCCGATTGATCCACCAACAGCCTGTCCAGCCTGTGACAGCCTAGCAATTCAGTACCCAGGTGAGATCGACTGGCGTTGTCCAAATCCGGAATGTCCCTCACAGCTACAAGAACGGTTACTACACTTTGTCTCTCGCCGAGCAATGGACATTGATGCCGTCGGTCCAGCACTACTGGATCAACTACTGAATCGCCAATTGGTACGGAGTGCTGCGGATCTTTACCGATTACAGATCGAAGACTTGACACCCTTGGAAAGGATGGGACTCAAGTCTGCACAGAATGTGGTGCTAGCCATCGACCAATCAAGACAAAGACCACTCCCTCGCTTTTTGCACGCGCTCGGTATCCCTCATGTGGGTGAAAAGACTGCCCAATTGCTGGCACGCAACTACGGTTCATTGGAGGCTCTTCAACAAGCAGATCAGGAAGAATTTGCAGCAATCCATGAGATTGGCCCAGTGATCGCTGAAAGTGTGGCCCGCTACTTCCGTAGTACAGAAACCAAAGCATTGCTTCAGGAATTCTGGGACGCTGGGGTAAGACCACAGGAACTACAGGTGCAACAGGCTCCTGATTCACTACTAAAAGAAAAAACCGTGGTGCTTACAGGAACGCTCTCGGAGCCAAGAGATGTTTGGCAACAGCGCCTGGAAGACGCAGGAGCCCGGATTTCTGGGAGTGTTTCTAAGAAAACAGATTATGTTTTGGCTGGAGAAAAAGTGGGTTCCAAGCTGGAGAAAGCTAAGAAGTTGAAAGTCCCTGTGATCAGTGAGGATCAGGCTCGGAATTGGTTGAATGGTTCATCCAATAACGAATGA
- a CDS encoding FMN-binding glutamate synthase family protein — protein MIADSPISVRKVFYVLTILYLGMLAAVTPIYLEILWTLVIGAPLILLGLRDVFQKSQTVPRNFPIIGHLRYLLEEIRPELYQYFVESDTGGRPFNRLERSLVYQRAKNARDTVPFGTQQDVYEVGYEWVNHSLKPAHLDQTDLRVAVGGPDCKQPYSASLLNVSAMSYGSLSANAVLALNSGAKMGNFAHNTGEGGISKFHHQGGGDLIWQIGTGYFACRNNDGSFSAEKFAEKASQDQVKMIEIKLSQGAKPGHGGILPAAKLTKEIAEIRGVPMGQDVNSPPGHSAFSTPLELMEFVQLLREKSGGKPVGFKLCVGKRREFLAICKAMHETGIKPDFITVDGGEGGTGAAPLEFTNNIGSPLSEGLIFVHNALTGFDLRKDIRVISSGKVMSGFGIVKRLALGADLCNSARAMMMALGCIQALKCNTNRCPVGVATTDRTLMYGLDPSDKKVRVYNLHKNLEKSVCEIIGAMGLKDTDNLRPWHLMRRVSSTEIKHYGEIYEYLEPASLLQSDMPKSYARAVASAQSSSFDSVRH, from the coding sequence ATGATTGCTGATTCACCTATCAGTGTACGGAAGGTATTTTATGTTCTCACGATTCTCTATCTCGGTATGCTGGCCGCAGTTACTCCGATCTACCTGGAAATTCTATGGACTCTAGTCATTGGTGCACCACTCATTCTACTCGGTCTCCGTGATGTCTTTCAGAAATCACAAACTGTTCCTCGAAACTTCCCAATCATTGGCCACCTGCGCTACCTGCTGGAAGAAATCCGCCCCGAGCTTTATCAGTACTTTGTTGAATCTGACACAGGAGGCCGCCCCTTCAACCGTTTGGAACGAAGCCTAGTCTATCAGCGTGCCAAAAATGCCCGAGACACGGTGCCTTTCGGAACTCAACAAGATGTTTACGAAGTGGGCTATGAGTGGGTCAACCACTCGCTAAAGCCTGCTCACTTGGACCAAACCGATCTGCGTGTCGCAGTGGGTGGACCGGATTGTAAACAGCCCTACTCGGCCAGTCTGCTGAACGTCTCTGCAATGAGTTATGGTTCTCTGAGTGCTAATGCCGTACTGGCTCTCAACAGTGGCGCCAAAATGGGCAACTTTGCTCATAACACCGGAGAAGGGGGGATTTCGAAATTTCATCATCAGGGAGGTGGTGATCTGATCTGGCAGATTGGTACAGGTTACTTCGCCTGCCGCAACAATGATGGGAGCTTCAGCGCTGAAAAATTTGCAGAGAAAGCATCTCAGGACCAGGTAAAGATGATTGAGATAAAGCTCTCTCAGGGAGCCAAGCCTGGACACGGTGGAATTCTACCTGCAGCTAAACTAACCAAGGAAATTGCAGAAATTCGTGGTGTTCCGATGGGGCAGGACGTCAATTCACCCCCGGGGCATTCAGCTTTCTCAACTCCCTTGGAATTGATGGAATTTGTTCAGTTACTGCGAGAGAAATCAGGGGGCAAGCCGGTCGGCTTTAAGCTCTGTGTGGGTAAACGACGTGAATTTCTGGCCATCTGTAAGGCGATGCATGAAACTGGGATCAAGCCTGATTTCATTACTGTCGATGGTGGAGAGGGCGGAACCGGTGCAGCCCCACTGGAATTTACTAACAATATTGGTAGCCCTCTGAGTGAAGGTTTGATCTTTGTACACAACGCACTCACTGGATTTGACCTCCGTAAGGATATTCGAGTCATCAGCAGCGGCAAGGTGATGTCAGGCTTCGGCATCGTCAAGCGTCTGGCGCTTGGGGCTGACCTCTGTAACTCAGCTCGGGCAATGATGATGGCGCTTGGTTGTATTCAAGCACTCAAGTGCAACACGAATCGCTGCCCAGTGGGAGTTGCGACGACAGATCGGACACTGATGTATGGTTTAGACCCATCAGACAAGAAAGTGCGTGTCTATAACCTGCACAAGAATTTGGAGAAGAGTGTCTGCGAGATCATTGGAGCAATGGGTCTGAAAGATACAGACAATCTGCGACCTTGGCATCTGATGCGACGGGTCAGTTCGACAGAAATCAAGCACTACGGGGAAATCTACGAATATCTGGAGCCAGCTAGTTTGCTACAGTCTGACATGCCCAAATCCTATGCACGTGCAGTCGCTTCTGCACAATCTTCTTCTTTCGATTCTGTCCGGCACTAA
- a CDS encoding PAS domain-containing protein — MEKALPFRSSTKFFQETLDSLPIHLAILNEQGVIVAVNDAWRRFGIANQYKDPNWGIGCNYLGICQEAIGPQTEDARNVAEAIQQLLSGERNSFQVEYPCHSDTEQRWFSLSLTHFSFDERTWMVATHEDISQSALTEQGLQLRNRAMAAADEGITITDATQNGNPIIYANSGFLKITGYELDQVLGHNCRFLQGPETNQNTIETIRQALRTKTSCTVELLNYAVDGRPFWNKLSITPIKDEGGQTTHYVGIQSDITEKKQMEATLRQRTEELEELNARLVDSEQALMRQNANKDKFFSIISHDLKSPFHSILGFAEILSSDLSDFTLEEIRSYGNHIHVGAQNLLNLLENLMQWTRLQSGRMGYQPEPLLLRERVEMVLSLLQGNLLAKKIHFDCSLDPEMLVYADRTHLSLVMQNLISNAIKFTQAQGKIQVYASQQDGMIIICVADSGVGIASQRLSDLFQIETSFSTVGTANEKGTGLGLILCDELVRENGGQISAESTLGEGSRFYFSLPSSIRALAVLDEDSHTKQN, encoded by the coding sequence ATGGAAAAAGCTCTCCCGTTTCGTAGTTCCACAAAATTTTTTCAGGAGACCTTGGATTCCCTTCCTATCCATCTTGCTATCCTCAATGAGCAGGGAGTGATTGTTGCGGTCAACGATGCTTGGCGGCGCTTCGGCATAGCCAATCAATACAAAGATCCCAATTGGGGGATAGGATGTAACTACCTGGGAATCTGTCAAGAAGCTATTGGGCCCCAGACAGAAGATGCGAGAAATGTAGCTGAAGCGATCCAGCAATTGCTGTCTGGGGAGAGGAACTCTTTTCAAGTAGAGTATCCCTGCCACAGCGATACGGAACAACGCTGGTTTTCACTATCCCTCACACACTTCAGTTTCGATGAGCGTACCTGGATGGTGGCTACCCATGAAGACATTTCACAAAGTGCCCTGACAGAGCAGGGACTACAACTTCGAAACCGAGCTATGGCAGCTGCTGACGAGGGGATTACAATCACAGATGCAACTCAGAATGGAAATCCAATCATCTATGCCAACAGCGGATTTTTAAAAATTACTGGCTATGAACTAGACCAAGTGCTGGGTCACAACTGCCGTTTCCTTCAGGGCCCAGAAACAAACCAGAACACTATTGAAACAATCCGCCAGGCGCTTCGTACCAAGACCTCGTGCACGGTCGAGTTGCTGAATTATGCCGTTGATGGACGCCCCTTCTGGAACAAACTTTCCATTACCCCTATCAAAGATGAGGGAGGACAAACTACACACTACGTTGGAATTCAGTCAGACATCACCGAAAAAAAGCAGATGGAGGCGACCCTCCGTCAGCGGACAGAAGAATTGGAGGAACTCAATGCTCGGCTCGTAGATTCTGAGCAGGCGCTGATGAGACAAAACGCCAATAAGGATAAATTCTTCTCAATCATCTCCCACGATCTGAAGAGTCCCTTTCATTCGATTTTAGGCTTTGCTGAAATTCTTTCTAGTGATCTTTCTGACTTCACGCTAGAAGAAATTCGGTCTTACGGAAACCACATTCATGTAGGTGCGCAGAACTTGCTCAACCTACTTGAAAACCTGATGCAATGGACCCGGTTGCAGTCGGGTCGTATGGGCTATCAACCAGAGCCACTTTTGCTGCGTGAGCGAGTTGAAATGGTGCTAAGCCTCCTGCAGGGCAACCTGTTGGCTAAGAAGATCCATTTTGACTGTTCACTAGATCCTGAGATGCTGGTCTACGCTGACCGTACCCATCTTTCTTTGGTGATGCAGAACTTGATCTCTAATGCAATCAAGTTCACTCAGGCACAGGGAAAGATTCAGGTCTATGCGAGTCAGCAGGATGGGATGATCATCATTTGTGTCGCAGACAGTGGTGTTGGGATTGCTTCCCAGCGCCTGAGTGACCTGTTTCAGATCGAGACCTCATTTTCCACAGTTGGCACCGCCAATGAAAAAGGCACTGGACTGGGGTTGATTCTTTGTGACGAGCTTGTTCGTGAGAATGGTGGACAGATCTCGGCTGAGAGCACCTTGGGCGAAGGCTCTCGTTTCTATTTCTCGCTCCCGTCCTCGATTCGGGCACTGGCAGTTCTCGATGAAGATTCCCACACCAAACAAAACTGA
- a CDS encoding response regulator, with protein sequence MNNFIKPKIILALDDERPSLDLVQAVFRRPTWKLICLQQEDQFHNMVAETQPDLILMDQNLARRTGIELCEELRRYDHETPVLFLSAEQESGREQAALQAGAQGYLRKPIAPCQLRQQVEKHLA encoded by the coding sequence GTGAATAATTTCATTAAACCTAAAATCATCTTAGCGCTGGACGACGAGCGCCCTAGTCTGGATTTAGTTCAGGCTGTCTTTCGTAGGCCAACTTGGAAATTGATCTGTTTGCAACAGGAAGATCAATTTCACAACATGGTTGCAGAGACGCAACCCGACCTGATTCTGATGGACCAGAATCTGGCTCGGCGAACCGGCATAGAACTCTGTGAAGAGTTGCGTCGCTACGATCATGAAACTCCGGTACTGTTCCTCTCTGCTGAGCAGGAAAGTGGCCGTGAGCAGGCCGCTTTGCAGGCCGGAGCACAAGGATACTTGCGGAAGCCGATTGCACCCTGTCAATTACGGCAGCAAGTCGAGAAACATCTCGCCTAA